A DNA window from Allokutzneria albata contains the following coding sequences:
- the mgrA gene encoding L-glyceraldehyde 3-phosphate reductase: MPYQAEPSRYDRMTYRRCGRSGLDLPAVSLGLWQNFGADRGYVDGRDIVLRAFDWGVTHFDLANNYGPPYGSAEENFGRMLATDLRGYRDELVISTKAGYDMWPGPYGNGGSRKYLMSSLDASLRRMGLDYVDIFYSHRFDPDTPLEETMGALASAVHQGKALYVGISSYSAAKTREAHAILRDLGVPVLIHQPSYSMLNRWIETELLDALGELGIGCIAFSPLAQGMLTDRYLDGVPEGSRASQQGSLRPEHLSDENLARVRALNEIAASRGQSLAQLALSWALRDDRVTSVLIGASSVRQLEQNLAALDRPDLSADELNEIDKHAVESGIDLWATSRTSG; encoded by the coding sequence ATGCCCTACCAGGCCGAGCCCAGTCGCTACGACCGCATGACCTACCGCAGGTGTGGGCGCAGCGGACTGGACCTGCCCGCGGTCTCCCTGGGGCTGTGGCAGAACTTCGGCGCGGACCGCGGCTACGTCGACGGGCGCGACATCGTGCTGCGGGCGTTCGACTGGGGCGTGACGCACTTCGACCTCGCGAACAACTACGGACCGCCCTACGGCTCCGCCGAGGAGAACTTCGGCCGGATGCTCGCGACCGACCTGCGGGGCTACCGCGACGAGCTGGTGATCTCCACCAAGGCGGGCTACGACATGTGGCCGGGGCCGTACGGCAACGGCGGGTCGCGCAAGTACCTGATGAGCTCGCTGGACGCATCGTTGCGCCGCATGGGCCTGGACTACGTCGACATCTTCTACTCGCACCGGTTCGACCCGGACACGCCGCTCGAGGAGACGATGGGCGCGCTCGCGTCCGCGGTGCACCAGGGCAAGGCGCTCTACGTCGGCATCTCCTCCTACTCCGCGGCGAAGACCCGGGAAGCGCACGCGATCCTGCGCGACCTCGGCGTCCCGGTGCTGATCCACCAGCCGTCGTACTCGATGCTCAACCGCTGGATCGAGACCGAGCTGCTGGACGCCCTCGGCGAGCTGGGCATCGGCTGCATCGCGTTCTCGCCGCTGGCGCAGGGCATGCTGACCGACCGCTACCTCGACGGCGTCCCGGAAGGCTCGCGCGCCAGCCAGCAGGGCTCGCTGCGCCCGGAACACCTCAGCGACGAGAACCTGGCACGGGTGCGCGCGCTGAACGAGATCGCGGCCTCGCGCGGGCAGAGCCTGGCTCAGCTCGCGCTGTCGTGGGCGCTGCGTGATGATCGAGTCACCTCGGTGCTCATCGGTGCCAGCTCGGTGCGCCAGCTGGAGCAGAACCTGGCCGCGCTGGACCGGCCGGACCTCTCCGCCGACGAGCTGAACGAGATCGACAAGCACGCGGTCGAGTCGGGCATCGACCTCTGGGCGACCTCCCGCACGTCCGGCTGA
- the ectB gene encoding diaminobutyrate--2-oxoglutarate transaminase, with amino-acid sequence MEIFEALESEVRSYCRGWPTVFDTATGSSMTDEDGNAYLDFFAGAGALNYGHNPPELKRELLGYLARDGVTHGLDMSTTAKRRFLETFRRLVLAPRGLDYKVQFPGPTGANSVESALKLARKVTGREPVVSFTNAFHGMSLGALAVTGNAMKRGGAGVPLAHAVTMPFDNYFDGRMPDFLWFERLLLDSGSGLDLPAAVIVETVQGEGGINVARPEWLRGLSELCARHDMLLIVDDVQMGCGRTGPFFSFEEAGITPDIVCLSKSISGYGLPLSLTLIKPEHDIWEPGEHNGTFRGNNPAFVTATAALETFWADDALERSTLAKGEWINNELSALAAGGEGMSVRGRGLAQGLVFEQADRAGKACRAAFDRGLLVETSGPESEVAKIMPALTITDAELERGLALFADAVRSCQ; translated from the coding sequence ATGGAAATTTTCGAGGCACTCGAGTCGGAAGTCAGGTCGTATTGCCGGGGCTGGCCCACGGTATTCGACACCGCTACTGGCAGTTCTATGACCGACGAGGACGGTAACGCCTACCTCGACTTCTTCGCGGGCGCGGGCGCGCTGAACTACGGGCACAACCCGCCCGAGCTGAAACGGGAACTGCTCGGCTACCTCGCCCGGGACGGGGTCACCCACGGGCTGGACATGAGCACCACCGCCAAGCGGAGGTTCCTGGAGACCTTCCGGCGCCTGGTGCTCGCGCCGCGCGGGCTGGACTACAAGGTGCAGTTCCCCGGGCCGACCGGGGCGAACTCGGTGGAGTCGGCGCTGAAGCTGGCCCGCAAGGTGACCGGCCGCGAACCGGTGGTCAGCTTCACCAACGCCTTCCACGGGATGAGCCTGGGCGCGCTCGCGGTCACCGGCAACGCGATGAAGCGCGGCGGGGCCGGGGTCCCGCTGGCGCACGCGGTGACAATGCCCTTCGACAACTACTTCGACGGCCGGATGCCGGACTTCCTGTGGTTCGAGCGGCTGTTGCTGGACAGCGGCAGCGGCCTGGACCTGCCCGCCGCGGTGATCGTGGAGACGGTGCAGGGCGAGGGCGGCATCAACGTGGCGCGCCCGGAGTGGCTGCGCGGGCTCTCCGAGCTGTGCGCGCGGCACGACATGCTGCTGATCGTCGACGACGTGCAGATGGGGTGCGGCCGCACGGGGCCGTTCTTCAGCTTCGAGGAAGCCGGGATCACCCCGGACATCGTCTGCCTGTCCAAGTCGATCAGTGGCTACGGCCTGCCGCTCTCGCTGACGCTGATCAAGCCGGAGCACGACATCTGGGAGCCGGGCGAGCACAACGGCACCTTCCGCGGCAACAACCCGGCGTTCGTCACCGCCACCGCCGCGCTGGAGACGTTCTGGGCCGACGACGCCCTCGAACGCTCGACCCTGGCCAAGGGCGAGTGGATCAACAACGAGCTGTCCGCGCTCGCCGCCGGGGGCGAGGGGATGTCCGTGCGCGGCAGGGGACTCGCGCAGGGGCTGGTCTTCGAGCAGGCCGACCGCGCGGGCAAGGCCTGTCGCGCCGCGTTCGACCGGGGCCTGCTGGTGGAGACCTCCGGGCCGGAGAGCGAGGTCGCCAAGATCATGCCCGCACTGACCATCACCGACGCCGAGCTGGAACGCGGGCTCGCCCTGTTCGCCGATGCCGTGAGGAGCTGCCAGTGA
- the ectA gene encoding diaminobutyrate acetyltransferase, producing MAEGRQLLRIDQPTLADGAEMWRVARDSGTLDLNSPYAYLLWCRDFSATSAVARAETGLAGFVTGYTRPDEPETLMVWQVGVDAAHRGKGVASSLLQAVVDRAVGHGVRWLETTITADNRASIALFSALARNRGARLSVGGLFGDELFAGTHIAEDLYRIGPFV from the coding sequence ATGGCAGAAGGCCGCCAACTCCTGCGGATCGATCAACCCACTCTCGCCGACGGGGCTGAGATGTGGCGGGTCGCGCGTGATTCCGGAACCCTCGACCTGAATTCTCCCTACGCATATCTGTTGTGGTGCAGGGATTTCTCCGCGACCTCTGCGGTTGCCCGCGCAGAAACAGGTTTGGCGGGGTTCGTCACGGGGTACACGCGCCCGGATGAGCCCGAGACGCTCATGGTGTGGCAGGTCGGGGTCGACGCCGCCCACCGGGGGAAGGGCGTGGCGTCCTCGCTGCTCCAGGCCGTGGTTGACCGCGCGGTCGGCCACGGGGTGCGGTGGCTGGAGACCACCATCACCGCCGACAACCGGGCCTCCATCGCCCTGTTCTCCGCGCTCGCCCGAAACCGGGGAGCCCGCCTCTCGGTAGGCGGCCTGTTCGGTGACGAGCTGTTCGCGGGCACCCATATCGCAGAGGATCTCTACCGCATAGGTCCTTTCGTCTAG
- a CDS encoding alpha/beta hydrolase translates to MRRRSTTGSLLVVTALLTLCTPVASANTTPSGSVEWVECGDKFKGECATIPVPLDWGRPGGETINLAIGRLRATDPAQRIGVLLANPGGPGGSGITSYITGRGIPDDSELRKRFDIISWDPRGVERSNAVKCDKQLLGRAPSAVPVTDADFTKLLAYNTELGADCRRNTGPLIDNVDTVSTVRDMDAIRAALGEEKVNFLGFSYGTQIGQQYAELFGKRLRAMVIDSNMDHSIQSAYHYLETATRDLEGSFTEFADWCARTQPCALHGRDVREVWDGLYAKAEAGKLTDPASGKSLTASALREELFVAMYRPEARWFPLATRLAALDTGAKAAAAAPVELAENAYQAIWCQDWSWRVNGAAEFKSALKRLERVAPHTRLSPFWSDITSCLGWPTKVTNPQHRLSVKDAPPILMVASKYDVATPRDWNLAVAKQIKNAVLLHYDGVGHGQFSRSKCARGHIETYLTSLRLPAPNTHCAAEWPTTPPAAQRIDDAAAPRVPLG, encoded by the coding sequence ATGCGAAGACGATCCACAACGGGCTCCTTGCTCGTCGTGACGGCACTGCTGACACTGTGCACACCGGTCGCATCCGCGAACACCACTCCCAGCGGCTCAGTCGAATGGGTCGAGTGCGGCGACAAGTTCAAGGGCGAATGCGCGACTATTCCCGTTCCCCTCGACTGGGGCAGGCCCGGCGGCGAGACGATCAACCTCGCGATCGGCAGGCTCAGGGCGACCGACCCGGCGCAGCGGATCGGCGTCCTGCTGGCCAACCCCGGTGGGCCCGGCGGTTCCGGGATCACCAGCTACATCACCGGCCGGGGCATCCCGGACGACAGTGAACTGCGCAAACGCTTCGACATCATCAGCTGGGACCCGCGCGGGGTCGAGCGCAGCAACGCGGTGAAGTGCGACAAGCAGCTGCTGGGGCGGGCCCCGAGCGCCGTGCCGGTCACCGACGCGGACTTCACGAAGCTGCTCGCGTACAACACCGAACTGGGCGCCGACTGCCGCAGGAACACCGGCCCGCTGATCGACAACGTGGACACGGTGAGCACCGTCCGCGACATGGACGCGATCCGCGCCGCACTGGGAGAGGAAAAGGTCAATTTCCTCGGATTCTCCTACGGCACGCAGATCGGCCAGCAGTACGCGGAGCTGTTCGGCAAGCGGCTGCGCGCGATGGTCATCGACTCGAACATGGACCACAGCATCCAGTCCGCCTACCACTACCTGGAAACAGCGACCCGCGATCTCGAAGGCTCATTCACCGAGTTCGCCGACTGGTGCGCCCGCACCCAGCCCTGCGCCCTGCACGGCCGGGACGTCCGCGAGGTCTGGGACGGGCTGTACGCCAAGGCGGAAGCCGGGAAGCTGACCGATCCGGCCAGCGGGAAGTCCCTCACCGCCTCCGCGCTGCGCGAGGAGCTGTTCGTGGCGATGTACCGGCCGGAGGCGCGCTGGTTCCCGCTCGCCACCCGCCTCGCCGCGCTCGACACCGGCGCGAAGGCCGCGGCGGCGGCTCCGGTGGAACTGGCGGAGAACGCCTACCAGGCGATCTGGTGCCAGGACTGGTCGTGGCGGGTCAACGGCGCCGCCGAGTTCAAGTCGGCGCTGAAGCGCCTGGAGCGCGTCGCCCCGCACACCAGGCTGAGCCCGTTCTGGTCCGACATCACCTCGTGCCTCGGATGGCCCACGAAGGTCACCAACCCCCAGCACCGGCTCTCGGTCAAGGACGCGCCACCGATCCTGATGGTGGCGTCGAAGTACGACGTCGCGACGCCGCGCGACTGGAACCTGGCCGTGGCGAAGCAGATCAAGAACGCCGTGCTGCTGCACTACGACGGCGTCGGCCACGGGCAGTTCTCGCGCAGCAAGTGCGCGCGAGGGCACATCGAGACCTACCTGACCTCGCTGCGCCTGCCCGCGCCGAACACCCACTGCGCGGCGGAATGGCCCACGACCCCGCCTGCTGCTCAGCGGATCGACGACGCCGCGGCGCCGCGCGTGCCGCTGGGCTGA
- the otsB gene encoding trehalose-phosphatase, giving the protein MTAEALPAELRRALVQLARTPRLLIACDYDGTMAPIVADPEQARPLPESVNALRSLASLSSTTVAVISGRALRDLATLSRLPSEVHLVGSHGSEFDVGFVHALDAAARQLLIKIKNELERIIDGAEGVHLEMKPASVAVHVRRAEAAVGERVFTALRGGPCTWDGVQVTEGKAVIELAVVQTDKGHALDVLRHQVGATAAIFLGDDVTDEKAFARLTGPDLGIKVGEGQTLAAYKIADTTDVARVLAFLMEERRTWLYGEQAVPIERISMLANERSVALLTPDAKVTWLCHPEPDSGAVFADLLGGPTAGVFGIKPERNGLPLGQRYLPGTMTVETRWSKLLVTDYLDHYAPPHRTDIVRVISGNTRAVIDFAPRPEFGQVAVKLAAEPDGLRVLGTSDPIVLRAPGVEWTITSDGQHESAQAVVEVTPDQPIVLELRCGSDDLSPAEVSEADRRARAASYWTDWLATLKLPEVQRDLVARSALTLKGLQHDETGAFLAAATTSLPEEIGGVRNWDYRYCWIRDAALSAQALVRLGSTAEAEKYLSWVHGVLATLPGPERLHPLYTLHGTHLGPEAVIDTLPGYAGSRPVRVGNLANQQVQLDVFGPIVDLVAMVTEARGKLTDEDWRMVEAMAEAVSRRWHEPDHGIWEERAAPRHRVYSKVMCWVTLDRAIKLAEAYGRPADPSWPGLRDTIRADVLENGWNEEVQSYATAYDGPDLDAATLHIGLSGLIDPQDERFQATVTATEAELRSGVTVYRYHRDDGLPGTEGGWHICAAWMIESYLLTGRRTEAEELFQQMVDCAGPTGLLPEEYDPIAERSLGNHPQAYSHIGLIRCAQLLSKQD; this is encoded by the coding sequence TTGACCGCCGAAGCCCTTCCCGCCGAGCTTCGTCGCGCGCTCGTGCAGCTGGCCCGCACTCCGCGGCTGCTGATCGCGTGTGACTACGACGGAACGATGGCGCCCATCGTCGCCGATCCGGAGCAGGCCCGTCCGCTGCCGGAGTCGGTGAACGCGCTGCGGTCGCTGGCCTCCCTGTCGTCCACGACCGTCGCGGTGATCTCCGGGCGCGCGCTGCGCGACCTCGCCACGCTGTCCCGGCTGCCCTCCGAGGTGCACCTGGTCGGCAGCCACGGCTCGGAGTTCGACGTCGGTTTCGTGCACGCGCTGGACGCCGCGGCCCGGCAGTTGCTCATCAAGATCAAGAACGAGCTGGAACGCATCATCGACGGCGCCGAAGGCGTGCACCTGGAGATGAAGCCGGCCAGTGTCGCGGTGCACGTGCGCCGCGCCGAGGCCGCTGTCGGCGAGCGCGTGTTCACCGCGCTCCGCGGCGGGCCCTGCACCTGGGACGGTGTCCAGGTCACCGAGGGCAAGGCCGTGATCGAGCTGGCCGTGGTGCAGACCGACAAGGGCCACGCCCTCGACGTGCTGCGGCACCAGGTCGGCGCGACCGCCGCGATCTTCCTCGGCGACGACGTCACCGACGAGAAGGCCTTCGCCCGGCTGACCGGCCCGGACCTGGGCATCAAGGTCGGTGAGGGCCAGACGCTGGCCGCGTACAAGATCGCCGACACCACCGACGTCGCCAGGGTGCTCGCCTTCCTCATGGAGGAGCGCCGCACGTGGCTCTACGGCGAGCAGGCGGTGCCGATCGAGCGCATCTCCATGCTGGCCAACGAGCGCTCCGTGGCGCTGCTGACGCCGGATGCGAAGGTGACCTGGCTCTGCCACCCCGAGCCGGACTCGGGCGCGGTGTTCGCCGACCTGCTCGGCGGTCCGACCGCGGGTGTCTTCGGGATCAAGCCGGAGCGCAACGGTCTGCCGCTGGGCCAGCGCTACCTGCCGGGCACGATGACGGTGGAGACGCGCTGGTCGAAGCTGCTGGTCACCGACTACCTCGACCACTACGCGCCGCCGCACCGCACCGATATCGTCCGGGTCATCTCGGGCAACACCCGCGCGGTGATCGACTTCGCGCCGCGGCCGGAGTTCGGCCAGGTCGCGGTCAAGCTCGCGGCCGAGCCGGACGGTCTGCGGGTGCTCGGCACCTCCGACCCGATCGTGCTGCGCGCGCCGGGCGTGGAGTGGACCATCACCTCCGACGGCCAGCACGAGTCCGCGCAGGCCGTCGTCGAGGTGACGCCGGACCAGCCGATCGTGCTCGAACTGCGGTGCGGCAGCGACGACCTCAGCCCGGCCGAGGTCAGCGAGGCCGACCGCAGGGCCCGCGCCGCCAGCTACTGGACCGACTGGCTGGCCACGCTGAAGCTGCCCGAGGTGCAGCGCGACCTGGTCGCTCGCTCCGCGCTGACGCTCAAGGGCCTCCAGCACGACGAGACCGGCGCCTTCCTCGCGGCGGCCACCACGTCGCTGCCGGAGGAGATCGGCGGCGTCCGCAACTGGGACTACCGCTACTGCTGGATCCGCGACGCGGCACTGTCCGCGCAGGCGCTCGTCCGGCTGGGCTCCACCGCCGAGGCCGAGAAGTACCTGTCCTGGGTGCACGGCGTGCTCGCCACGCTGCCGGGCCCGGAGCGGCTGCACCCGCTGTACACGCTGCACGGCACGCACCTCGGCCCCGAGGCGGTCATCGACACGCTGCCCGGCTACGCGGGCTCGCGCCCGGTGCGCGTCGGCAACCTGGCCAACCAGCAGGTCCAGCTCGACGTGTTCGGTCCCATCGTGGATCTCGTCGCGATGGTCACCGAAGCGCGCGGCAAGCTCACCGACGAGGACTGGCGGATGGTCGAGGCGATGGCCGAGGCGGTCAGCCGCCGTTGGCACGAGCCGGACCACGGCATCTGGGAGGAGCGCGCCGCGCCGCGGCACCGCGTCTACTCCAAGGTGATGTGCTGGGTGACCCTCGACCGCGCGATCAAGCTGGCCGAGGCCTACGGCCGCCCCGCCGACCCGAGCTGGCCCGGGCTGCGCGACACCATCCGCGCGGACGTGCTCGAGAACGGGTGGAACGAGGAGGTCCAGTCCTACGCGACGGCCTACGACGGGCCCGACCTGGACGCTGCGACCCTCCACATCGGACTGTCGGGTCTGATCGACCCCCAGGACGAGCGCTTCCAGGCCACCGTCACCGCCACCGAGGCCGAACTCCGCTCCGGCGTCACCGTCTACCGCTACCACCGCGACGACGGCCTGCCCGGAACCGAAGGCGGCTGGCACATCTGCGCAGCCTGGATGATCGAGTCCTACCTGCTCACCGGACGCCGCACCGAAGCGGAAGAACTCTTCCAGCAGATGGTCGACTGCGCAGGCCCCACCGGCCTGCTCCCCGAGGAGTACGACCCGATCGCCGAGCGCTCCCTGGGCAACCACCCCCAGGCCTACTCGCACATCGGACTCATCCGCTGCGCACAGCTCCTCTCGAAGCAAGACTGA
- a CDS encoding alpha,alpha-trehalose-phosphate synthase (UDP-forming), which yields MSKADFIVVANRLPVDLERLDDGTERWKRSPGGLVSALEPFLRSRSGAWVGWPGVPDVEVEPFEDTGVHLHPVPLSAKEVADYYEGFSNGTLWPLYHDVVAPPVYHRHWWEAYVRVNRRFADATAEAAAPGATVWIQDYQLQLVPAMLRERRPDVRIGFFLHIPFPPVELFQQLPWRTEIIRGLLGADLVGFHRPGGAQNFLWLARRLLGLEPSRGAVGVRTRPGVVPNGDRMVRVGAFPISIDSAGLDALAHDPDVQKRAQEIRNELGNPKKIMLGVDRLDYTKGIDVRLHALGEMLAEGRIDPEDVIMVQLATPSRERVEHYQQMRDDIEGLVGRINGQFGKIGHPAVHYLHQSVDRKELVAYFCAADVMVVTPVRDGMNLVCKEYVATRHDLGGALVLSEFAGAAAELTSAFLVNPHDLDGVKNALQAALDVDPAEGRRRMRALRRQVLTHDVDRWARSFLEALGAQEMHNA from the coding sequence GTGTCGAAGGCCGATTTCATCGTTGTCGCGAACCGCTTGCCGGTCGACCTGGAGCGGCTGGATGACGGCACGGAACGCTGGAAGCGCAGTCCCGGTGGGCTGGTCTCGGCGTTGGAGCCGTTCCTGCGCAGCCGCAGCGGCGCGTGGGTGGGCTGGCCGGGTGTGCCGGACGTCGAGGTGGAGCCGTTCGAGGACACGGGGGTGCACCTGCACCCGGTTCCGTTGTCGGCCAAGGAGGTCGCCGACTACTACGAGGGTTTCTCGAACGGGACGCTGTGGCCGCTCTACCACGACGTGGTGGCGCCGCCGGTGTACCACCGGCACTGGTGGGAGGCCTATGTCCGGGTGAACCGGCGCTTCGCGGACGCGACGGCGGAGGCGGCCGCACCGGGGGCGACGGTGTGGATCCAGGACTACCAGCTGCAGCTGGTGCCCGCGATGCTGCGGGAGCGCAGACCGGATGTGCGGATCGGCTTCTTCCTGCACATCCCGTTCCCTCCGGTGGAGCTGTTCCAGCAGCTGCCGTGGCGCACGGAGATCATCCGCGGGCTGCTGGGCGCCGACCTGGTCGGTTTCCACCGGCCCGGGGGCGCGCAGAACTTCCTGTGGCTGGCGCGGCGGCTGTTGGGGCTGGAGCCGAGCCGGGGTGCCGTGGGCGTGCGGACCCGGCCGGGTGTGGTGCCCAACGGGGACCGGATGGTGCGGGTGGGGGCGTTCCCGATCTCCATCGACTCGGCGGGGCTGGACGCGCTGGCGCACGACCCGGACGTGCAGAAGCGGGCGCAGGAGATCCGCAACGAGCTGGGCAACCCGAAAAAGATCATGTTGGGTGTCGACCGTCTGGACTACACCAAGGGCATCGACGTCCGGTTGCACGCGCTCGGGGAGATGCTGGCGGAGGGCCGCATCGACCCGGAGGACGTGATCATGGTGCAGCTGGCGACGCCGAGCCGCGAGCGGGTCGAGCACTACCAGCAGATGCGCGACGACATCGAGGGCCTGGTCGGCCGGATCAACGGCCAGTTCGGCAAGATCGGCCATCCGGCCGTGCACTACCTGCACCAGTCCGTTGACCGGAAGGAGCTGGTCGCGTACTTCTGCGCCGCGGACGTGATGGTGGTGACGCCGGTCCGGGATGGTATGAACCTGGTCTGCAAGGAGTACGTGGCCACTCGACACGACCTGGGGGGTGCGCTCGTGCTCAGTGAGTTCGCCGGCGCCGCCGCCGAACTCACCAGTGCGTTCCTCGTCAATCCGCACGATTTGGACGGCGTGAAGAACGCGCTGCAGGCTGCCCTCGACGTGGACCCGGCGGAGGGCCGCCGTAGGATGCGCGCTCTACGCCGCCAAGTACTCACGCACGACGTCGACCGCTGGGCACGTTCGTTCCTTGAGGCACTCGGCGCGCAGGAGATGCACAACGCGTAA
- the thpD gene encoding ectoine hydroxylase, with translation MTTIDTLPGSIVEDRYPTRCKNYPMMLRRPDPVVWPTESGTTAAGPIDADTVSDYDARGFLTIDSLLSPDEVALYRDELDRLAADPAVKADERTVVEKTSNEVRSIFEVHRISPAIAELVRDPRVVDRARQLLGSDVYVHQSRINYKPGFKGGSFYWHSDFETWHAEDGMPAMRAVSISIALTDNHPFNGGLMIMPGSHRTFVSCVGETPADHYKESLREQEIGTPDNDSLTVLAGRYGIEQFTGPAGSAVMFDSNCMHGSNGNITPFPRSNIFVVFNSVENTLVEPFAAPQPRPPFIASRDFTPVGRE, from the coding sequence ATGACCACCATCGACACCCTGCCGGGCAGCATCGTCGAAGACAGGTACCCGACCCGCTGCAAGAACTACCCCATGATGCTGCGGCGGCCCGATCCCGTTGTGTGGCCGACGGAGAGCGGAACGACCGCGGCCGGGCCGATCGACGCGGACACGGTCTCCGACTACGACGCCAGAGGTTTCCTGACCATCGACTCGTTGCTCTCGCCCGACGAGGTCGCGCTGTACCGGGACGAGCTGGACCGGCTGGCGGCCGACCCCGCGGTGAAGGCCGACGAGCGCACGGTGGTGGAGAAGACCTCCAACGAGGTCCGCTCGATCTTCGAGGTGCACCGGATCAGCCCCGCGATCGCCGAGCTGGTGCGCGATCCCCGCGTCGTCGACCGCGCGCGGCAGCTGCTGGGCTCCGACGTCTACGTGCACCAGAGCCGGATCAACTACAAGCCCGGCTTCAAGGGCGGTTCGTTCTACTGGCACTCCGACTTCGAGACCTGGCACGCCGAGGACGGGATGCCCGCGATGCGCGCGGTGAGCATCTCCATCGCGCTGACCGACAACCACCCCTTCAACGGTGGCCTGATGATCATGCCGGGCTCGCACCGGACCTTCGTCAGCTGCGTCGGTGAGACCCCCGCCGACCACTACAAGGAATCGTTGCGGGAACAGGAGATCGGCACTCCGGACAACGACAGCCTGACCGTGCTCGCCGGGCGCTACGGCATCGAGCAGTTCACCGGGCCCGCCGGATCGGCCGTCATGTTCGACTCGAACTGCATGCACGGCTCCAACGGCAACATCACGCCGTTCCCGCGCTCCAACATCTTCGTGGTGTTCAACAGCGTCGAGAACACGCTCGTGGAGCCGTTCGCCGCGCCGCAGCCGCGGCCGCCGTTCATCGCGAGCCGGGACTTCACTCCGGTCGGGCGCGAGTGA
- a CDS encoding ectoine synthase — protein MIVRTLSEIEDTEYDVRAETWRSRRIILAKEGVGFSLHDTVLYAGTETAMWYANHVEAVYCIEGEGELINDETGEVHPISPGTLYLLDGHEKHRLRCKTDVRTVCVFNPPVTGREVHDEHGVYPLLTESA, from the coding sequence GTGATCGTCCGAACCCTGTCCGAGATCGAGGACACCGAGTACGACGTGCGCGCCGAGACCTGGCGCAGCAGGCGGATCATCCTGGCCAAGGAGGGCGTCGGTTTCTCCTTGCACGACACCGTTCTCTACGCGGGGACCGAGACCGCGATGTGGTACGCGAACCACGTCGAGGCCGTCTACTGCATCGAGGGCGAAGGCGAGCTGATCAACGACGAGACCGGCGAGGTGCACCCGATCTCCCCGGGGACGCTCTACCTGCTCGACGGCCACGAGAAGCACCGGCTGCGCTGCAAGACCGACGTGCGGACCGTCTGCGTGTTCAACCCGCCGGTGACCGGCCGGGAGGTGCACGACGAACACGGCGTCTACCCGCTGCTGACCGAGTCCGCCTGA
- a CDS encoding ADP-ribosylglycohydrolase family protein, which produces MPLDPTVVADRGAGCLLGGALGDALGAPVEFMRLDEIRKEYGPAGITHPPRLGLITDDTQMTLFTAEGYLRAWVRGKHQGQWGPAALVWLSYRRWLDTQQQRAPAPDAVGLLADKRLYASRAPGVTCLRVLQAANEVTEVPDPEHPINDSRGCGGVMRAAPAGFAPTAETAYGLGCEFAALTHGSPAGWAPAGALAMIVHLVAIRRRSLVEAVDQATGRVLRDDRETAHALAAATALAGYDAAKAEQAREARAFGRRVVTGGPSDRSIERLGGGWVGPEALAIAVYSALSHRTPERFPDALRLAANHSGDSDSTASIAGNLLGALHGAAALPREWLGRLELSDLIDQVGRDLAASCTGSGFDEDHYRF; this is translated from the coding sequence GTGCCCCTGGACCCGACCGTCGTCGCCGACCGTGGCGCGGGGTGTCTTCTTGGCGGGGCACTCGGCGACGCTCTCGGCGCGCCCGTGGAGTTCATGCGGCTCGACGAGATCCGCAAGGAGTACGGGCCCGCGGGCATCACGCACCCGCCCCGGCTGGGCCTGATCACCGACGACACCCAGATGACGCTGTTCACCGCCGAGGGCTACCTGCGGGCCTGGGTGCGCGGGAAGCACCAGGGCCAGTGGGGTCCGGCCGCGCTGGTGTGGCTGAGCTACCGGCGGTGGCTGGACACCCAGCAGCAGCGCGCCCCCGCCCCCGACGCGGTCGGCCTGCTCGCCGACAAGCGGCTCTACGCCAGCCGCGCCCCCGGGGTGACCTGTCTGCGCGTGCTCCAGGCCGCCAACGAGGTGACCGAGGTCCCCGACCCGGAGCACCCGATCAACGACTCGCGCGGCTGCGGCGGCGTGATGCGCGCGGCGCCCGCCGGTTTCGCGCCGACCGCGGAGACGGCCTACGGCCTCGGCTGCGAGTTCGCCGCGCTGACCCACGGCAGCCCGGCGGGCTGGGCCCCGGCGGGAGCGCTGGCGATGATCGTGCACCTGGTGGCCATCCGCCGCCGGTCCCTGGTGGAGGCCGTCGACCAGGCGACGGGCCGGGTGCTGCGCGACGACCGCGAGACGGCGCACGCGCTGGCCGCCGCGACCGCGCTCGCCGGGTACGACGCCGCCAAGGCCGAGCAGGCGCGCGAGGCCAGGGCGTTCGGTCGCCGCGTGGTCACCGGCGGCCCCTCCGATCGCTCGATCGAGCGGCTCGGCGGGGGCTGGGTGGGACCGGAGGCGCTGGCGATCGCGGTCTACTCCGCGCTGTCGCACCGCACCCCGGAACGCTTCCCCGACGCGCTGCGGCTGGCCGCGAACCACTCCGGCGACAGCGACTCGACCGCGTCGATCGCCGGGAACCTGCTGGGCGCGCTGCACGGAGCGGCCGCGCTGCCGCGCGAATGGCTCGGCCGCCTCGAACTGTCCGACCTGATCGACCAGGTCGGCAGGGATCTTGCCGCCTCCTGCACCGGCAGCGGCTTCGACGAGGACCACTACCGGTTCTGA